The following is a genomic window from Bacillus sp. FJAT-52991.
CTGGTGGATTTGCAAATTCGCCCTGGCGAAACTTTTAAAACAGGTGGTGTGACAGGAAAAGCGATTTCAGAAAAGCACACCGTTTCCGAATATATCGATAGTGAAGTCTATGGCACGCCTTATTATGCTATGGCCGTGCCGCTATTTAATGATGATCAAGTGATTGGTGCTGTGACGACTATTTTTCCTGCGAAGCCGTCCCCGATTTCAACAAATTTCTTTACGATAAAATCAGAGGATTGTTGGTATCCGATTCCGTATAAAGATGTGATCTATTTGGAAGCAGAAAGTCGCAAAACAAAGGTGCAAGCTGTCAACAGAGATGGTTATCACAAAATGAATTTAACGGAGCTTGAATTTTTATTGCCGGTTGATCATTTTATTCGCGTCCATCGCTCCTACATTGTCAATGTCAACTTCATTCAGGAAATTCAACCGGATTCTCACTCCACTTTCCTACTCATCATGAAGGACAAAATGAAAATACCTGTTAGTCAAACATACTCCAGTTTATTCAGAAAGTCACTTAACTATTAACTTTCTGTTTTGTGTATAATATATTCTGTTTCAGTGCAAATTAAAGGCTTTTCATGCAAAAGCGGATGAGCAAGTGGCGAAAAGTTGATAGAATATTTAAAAAAGTAACGAGGGGGATTTTTTGTGAATTCTCGAATCACAGACCGTTTGCGTAATAAACAATTGCAATCGTTAATCGTATCTGCCGATGAGGCTGCCTCTTGGATTAAGGACGGAATGACTCTTGGATTAAGTGGATTTACACGTGCGGGAGACGCGAAAGCTGTACCAATGGCTTTAGTCGATCGTTCTAAAGATGAACCATTTAAAGTGGATGTATATACCGGAGCTTCACTCGGGTTTGATATTGATAAATTAATGGCGGAAGCAGGGATCGTCAATAAACGCTTACCGTTCCAAGCAGATCCAGCAATGCGAAAGAAGATCAATCAAGGAGAAATGTACTTCATAGATCAGCATCTATCTCATGTCGCTGAAATGGTGCGAGCTGATGTACTAAATCCAATTGATTTCGCTATTGTTGAAGCAGTAGCCATTACAGAAGATGGAGCGATTATCCCAACAACATCTGTCGGGAACTCTTCTATTTTCTTAGAGAAAGCCGAAAATATCATTATTGAATTGAACGTGGCACAACCGTTAGCTCTTGAAGGGTTACATGATATTTATGAAGTAGGTCAACAAGGTCAACGCTTACCGATTCCACTAACTTCTGTGGATGGTCGACTCGGTACAGCCGGTATTCATGTAGACGTTAATAAAATTAGAGGGATCGTGTTGACGGATGATTTAGATTCCCCTTCAACGATCACTCCTCCAGATGAAGATACGGCAACAATGGCTAACCATTTAATTACTTTCCTTCGCGAAGAAATTAAAGCCGGCCGTTTAACAAATAAATTGGCTCCTTTGCAATCAGGAATTGGTACAGTCGCCAACGCTGTTCTTCATGGATTATTAGATTCTGAATTTGAAGATCTTGAAGTGTACTCTGAAGTATTACAGGATGCAGTGTTTGATTTATTAGATAGCGGAAAACTTCGATTTGCCTCTGGATGCTCTATTACATTATCCGAGGAAAAGATGAAACAAGTCTTTACCAATCTGGAAAAATACAGCGAACAACTCGTGCTGCGTCCACAAGAGATTTCCAATCATCCTGAAATCATTCGTCGTCTAGGCTTGATCTCCATCAATACAGCTCTAGAAGTTGATATTTATGGAAATATCAACTCGACTCATGTCGGTGGCACGAAAATGATGAATGGAATCGGCGGCTCTGGAGATTTCGCTCGCAACTGCCGTTTGGCTATCTTTGTTACGAAATCCGTGGCGAAGGATGGTAAGATTTCAAGCATCGTCCCGTTTGTCTCTCATGTAGATCATACGGAACATGATGTGGATGTCATTGTGACAGAACAAGGCTACGCTGATTTACGCGGCCTTGCACCGGTTGAACGTGCTCGCGTGATCATTAATAACTGTGTTCATCCAATGTATAAAGAGCAAATGTCTGCTTACTTTGATGAAGCACTGAAACGCGGTGGCCAAACACCACATGTGTTGGAAAAAGCTTTTTCTTGGCATACAAATTTCGCCGAAAAAGGCACAATGCTAAAACAAGAATTTGTTACAGTTAAATAATCACTTTTGTAACGTCTGCTAGGCAGTTTAGACATTTGACGAAGACTAACCCCAGACTTCCAATCTCAAAAACGCGCTTTTATGTATAAGCTGCCGGGCGTTAATATAAATAAGTTTTTTTGTACACACTCTCTCAATACTGTCAAAGAAGAGGACTGCCTAATAAATAGCAGTCCTTTTCTTTTTTGTCTAACGACTAGCGGAGTCGCTCGACTTATTTTCTATTGTCTTTTCCGCTTTTACTTTTTGCTGAATATTGACAGGGTCAAGCCCATGTCCGAGTGTACCAAACTTCGTGCCTGGAAATGGATCGACTAGTTCGGTTTGGTTACTGTATATACGCGGTGTTTTATAAAGAGCCGCTAGTGCCTTCGTCAACGGCATTTCATGATAGCGCTCCGGCCAGCGCTTTTTCAATTCCGCTTTCACTAGCGGGTAATATTTAGAACTCATTCCAGGGAATAAGTGGTGCTCCGTATGATAAGAAAAATTGAAGTGAAGCAGGTTCACCCATTTCGGAACGGTAACCGTTAAGCTGTTAGCAAGCGGATCGTTCACAGGCGTCATTGGGTTTAAGCGATGGTTCGTTGCAATGTAAGCCATAACAATAAAGTTACCTATTAGTAATGGGATAATAAACGCAAACAGCCATTTTAATGGGCCAATCAAAACTAGAAGCCCGATCCATGTCGCCCATGGAAGCAGCAGCTGCAGCCAAACAGATACACGTTTCTGCGGCTTAAATTCTAAAATAAATCGTTTAAACATTCGAAGCGAGTGAAACGTAAACGTAATCGCTAAAAATGCCATCCCTAAAAACCCGCGAAGTGACGTTGGCAGTTTGTAAATCCCTTTCAATAACGGGCTTTTTGCAAATTCTTCAATGGTAGGCCACGCATCAGGATCTTTCTCTTCATCTTGCGTATGAATATGATGCGTCATATTGTGCCACTTTCTCCATAGACGCGGCCCTGTACTTAACGGAAAAAACGCAATGCCTCCCGTTAAATCACGCAGCCATGCTTTTCTAACAACAGTCCCATGCAAAATTTCATGACCAAGGAGCCCCAGCGAAGCAAAAGAGGAGCCTAAGATCACAGCAATTGGCAAGTACAGCCATACATTAAGGTCGGTCAAACTAATCATCAATATTCCTGCAATAACAATCACTAAATGAACTAAACCACCCCACAGCCTTTCAGGAACTGGTTTAAATGCTTGTTTAGGAAGATGCGGCGCAATTCGAGCAGCATACCAGCCAAATGATTGAAGCTCTTTCACTAAACGTCCCTCATTTCAATTTTTTTAAATACTTCTTCAGTATTGTCCGAAAACTCAAAATAATAATCCCTATCCTACCACTAGATTTCCCCGCTTGTCAATTGATTTTATTACTTGGTACTAAAATAAGATACCATGAACAGATAACAAAATAAAAAGCACCCTAAAATTGTACAAAAATGAGTGACACAAAAAAGCCGAGATTCAATCGATTGCCTTGAATCTCAGCTTTCCAATTATTTATTCATCATTTCAAATACTTGTTGAACGTCTTTATCGCCTCGACCTGAGATGTTGATGATAATGATTTGATCTTGATTCATGTCTGGAGCGATTTTGATCGCATGGGCCACGGCATGAGCACTTTCTAGAGCCGGAATGATACCTTCTGCTTGCGATAGCGTTCGGAAAGCAGCCAGTACTTCCTCATTTGTTACCGTATAATATTCTGCTCGGCCTGACTCTTTCAAGTGACTATGCTCGGGGCCAATGCCTGGGTAGTCTAGCCCCGCCGCAATCGAGTAGGTCGGCTGCGGATTTCCTTCTTCATCCATTAGTACGAGACACTTAAATCCATGTAAGACAGCTGGCTTCCCTTTTGTTAAAGCCGCTGCTTGATCTGGTTCCACTCCAATCAGGCGAACAGATGGCTCCTCAAGATAATGAGCAAATGCACCGATCGCATTGCTTCCTCCACCAACACAAGCGATGACCGCATCTGGTAGACGTCCTTCTTTTTCAAGAATTTGTCTTTTCGATTCTTCACTAATGACCGAATGGAAATGCTTCACCATCGTTGGATATGGATGAGGGCCAACAGCAGAGCCTAATAGGTAAAACGTATTTTCGTAGTTAGCAACAAGATCAGCTAACGCTTCATCTACCGCATCCTTTAAACGCCCTTGCCCCTTTTCAACAGAAACCACTTTTGCCCCTAATAACTCCATCCGGAATACATTCAGTGCTTGACGGCGAATGTCCTCTGCTCCCATATAGATCACGCATTCTATGCCAAACATCGCACAAACAGTAGCAGTTGCTACACCATGCTGACCGGCACCTGTCTCCGCAATCACCCGCTTTGCTCCCATCTTTTTCGCCAGCAAAATTTGCCCCATTACATTATTGATCTTATGTGATCCTGTATGGTTTAAATCCTCCCGCTTTAAATAGATTTTCGCTCCGCCTAACTGCTTTGTTAACTGACTTGCATACGTCAGCGGATTCTCGCGGCCGACGTATTCTTTTAAATAATATTTAAATTCCTCGATAAATTCTGGATCATCTTTATACTTGTAAAATTGCTCGGCAATATGATTCAATGCCTCTTTCATCTCAGGCGGCACAAAGCTACCGCCAAACTGACCAAAATATCCCTCTTCTAACTGTGCTTTACTCATCTCTGTCTCGTCTCCTCTCAATCCCCAAAAACTATTCTGAAAATTTACTTATTACTATAACAAGATCTCTTTTCTTCGTCAATGACAAAAGAGAGAAGCCTACTCACCTTTCGGCTCCCCTCTTTTCAATTACTTATCAAATCGACGTTTGCTATATGCGAAGAAACAAACGGCGGCACTTACAATTGTCCAAATCAGGAGGTTTAATAGATTCATCTTTACACTTGCAAATGTTCCGCCTTCCATCGCCTTGACCATTCCAATGATTAAATGATCAGATGGCATATAAGATATCAACTTAAGTACCGTTTCATTTGAAAACATACCTTTAATGGAAGGTCCTAACATCATCACAAACATAAATGGTAAACCATAGATGGAAGTTTGTGTCACATTTTCAGCAATGAGACCAATAACCGTTCCGCAGACTGTAAATAAAATTGTCGCTAATAAAATAATTCCAGCTGTTAACCAAACATTTTTGATTTCTGTTCCTAAGATAAAGAAACTTAATGAACAAATAACAAGCGTGATCACAAATGTTAAAAAGCCTTTACCAATTAAAATCTCTAAAGATCTTGCTGGCGATAACATTAACACACGCAATGTATGCTTCTCTTTCTCTTCCGCAATTAATAAAGATTGGGTATAACAAGTCACCATCGTTAAAGCAATGAGAATCGGCATAGTAGCACTATCGGGGGCATCTCCATGTCCCGTTTTGCTAATTAAAAAGGCAAACAAAATCGGCAGTGCTACCATAATTAAAATTTGTGAATTTGTCTTTAAATCTTGGTATTCTTTCGTAATCAGTGCTGAAATTCGCTTCATTGATAGAGTCATACTAAATCCCTCCCAGTTAATTGAATGAAAATATCCCCTAATGTTGGCTCATTCGAATGAATGGAAACTAGTTCTCCTGTTCGAATATACTCTTGGATTTTTACTCCACCTGCTTCATCCATTTTTAATGTTTCTTTTTTGTTATTTTTTAACAAAAGTTCAATTGTATGGTCCGTGTATTGAAGACGAAGCTGCTTTGGCTCATCCAATGCAACAATTTCTCCATTATTTAAGAAAGCAACACGATCACATAACGCTTCTGCTTCCTCCATATTATGAGTCGTTAAAAAGATCGTCGTTCCTTCTTCATTTAAACGGCGCAATCCATTGTGAATATGCTGCACATTCGCTGGGTCTAATGCTGATGTTGGCTCATCTAAAAATAGCAAATCTGGTTTATGTAGCAACGCTCGTGCTAATGTCACACGTTGCTTCATTCCTTTAGATAATTTTTTCACCAACGTCTTTTTATCATTGATTAGGTTCACTTCATTTAATACTTCATCGATCCGTGATTGGTTGACATCGTATAATTTAGCAAAGAGAGAGAGGTTATCGTAAATACTCAAGCGTTCATATAAACCACTATTATCTGTTAAGATGCCGATGCGTTTTAAATGATCATGATTAAACTTTTTAATGTCCGTTCCGAAAACCTTTACTTCTCCATTAGAATGAAGTAGCTGAGAAGTAAGAATTTTAACAGTTGTTGTTTTCCCTGATCCACTCGGGCCGAGGAATCCAAAAATCTCTCCTTTTTTAATGGTGAAATTGATATTTTTTAAAGCAGTTTTGTGTCCAAATGTTTTCATCAATTGGTTCACTTCAATAATGTGTTCCATCTTGATCACTCCTTTATGATTGGTTGATGTCTTCATCATAAAAGGAAAATCAAAGTTACACCTTATTTTTCCTATGAACGGATCAAAAAAACGCTGAATGATGCTTATGTATGGCTCAAACCTTCATTTGAGCGGCTCAACTTTCACTACAATCCTAGGATCTCTTTCAATTCATCAAAGCGTGCTTTCGATAAGGGAATCGAGCTTTTCTTCTCATCATCAAGAACTAAGCTATAGCTGTTTCTTGTCCATGTAATCACTTCACGCACTCTTTGCAAGTTGACGATATAGGAACGATGACAGCGAAAGAAACCAAATGCTTTCAGTTTATCCTCCAAATCATTGAGCGTAAACGAGCAAGGGAAGCTCCCTTCAGATAGATGCAAATGAGACACCCCTTCTTGACTCTCAATATAATGAATTTCTGGAGGATCAAATAAGATGACTTTCTCTTTCACTTTCGCTGGGATCTTCTCAAGCTTCATCGGTTTTAAAATTTCTGCTGGCTCCTCAACCTCTCGATTGTTTTCTGGCTCCTCTTCGTCTACCTCAACCTTTTTTAAGCCCTCCTCATTTAACAAATACACATCATTCGTTAAAGACAGGGCATCTTCTAAAAAGGAAGTCGTGATTAAGACGGCTTTTTGCTCCTGTTGCAATTGTCGAATAGCGTTTCGAATGATGATC
Proteins encoded in this region:
- a CDS encoding ABC transporter permease — encoded protein: MTLSMKRISALITKEYQDLKTNSQILIMVALPILFAFLISKTGHGDAPDSATMPILIALTMVTCYTQSLLIAEEKEKHTLRVLMLSPARSLEILIGKGFLTFVITLVICSLSFFILGTEIKNVWLTAGIILLATILFTVCGTVIGLIAENVTQTSIYGLPFMFVMMLGPSIKGMFSNETVLKLISYMPSDHLIIGMVKAMEGGTFASVKMNLLNLLIWTIVSAAVCFFAYSKRRFDK
- a CDS encoding acetyl-CoA hydrolase/transferase family protein, whose protein sequence is MNSRITDRLRNKQLQSLIVSADEAASWIKDGMTLGLSGFTRAGDAKAVPMALVDRSKDEPFKVDVYTGASLGFDIDKLMAEAGIVNKRLPFQADPAMRKKINQGEMYFIDQHLSHVAEMVRADVLNPIDFAIVEAVAITEDGAIIPTTSVGNSSIFLEKAENIIIELNVAQPLALEGLHDIYEVGQQGQRLPIPLTSVDGRLGTAGIHVDVNKIRGIVLTDDLDSPSTITPPDEDTATMANHLITFLREEIKAGRLTNKLAPLQSGIGTVANAVLHGLLDSEFEDLEVYSEVLQDAVFDLLDSGKLRFASGCSITLSEEKMKQVFTNLEKYSEQLVLRPQEISNHPEIIRRLGLISINTALEVDIYGNINSTHVGGTKMMNGIGGSGDFARNCRLAIFVTKSVAKDGKISSIVPFVSHVDHTEHDVDVIVTEQGYADLRGLAPVERARVIINNCVHPMYKEQMSAYFDEALKRGGQTPHVLEKAFSWHTNFAEKGTMLKQEFVTVK
- a CDS encoding ABC transporter ATP-binding protein, producing the protein MEHIIEVNQLMKTFGHKTALKNINFTIKKGEIFGFLGPSGSGKTTTVKILTSQLLHSNGEVKVFGTDIKKFNHDHLKRIGILTDNSGLYERLSIYDNLSLFAKLYDVNQSRIDEVLNEVNLINDKKTLVKKLSKGMKQRVTLARALLHKPDLLFLDEPTSALDPANVQHIHNGLRRLNEEGTTIFLTTHNMEEAEALCDRVAFLNNGEIVALDEPKQLRLQYTDHTIELLLKNNKKETLKMDEAGGVKIQEYIRTGELVSIHSNEPTLGDIFIQLTGRDLV
- the trpB gene encoding tryptophan synthase subunit beta produces the protein MSKAQLEEGYFGQFGGSFVPPEMKEALNHIAEQFYKYKDDPEFIEEFKYYLKEYVGRENPLTYASQLTKQLGGAKIYLKREDLNHTGSHKINNVMGQILLAKKMGAKRVIAETGAGQHGVATATVCAMFGIECVIYMGAEDIRRQALNVFRMELLGAKVVSVEKGQGRLKDAVDEALADLVANYENTFYLLGSAVGPHPYPTMVKHFHSVISEESKRQILEKEGRLPDAVIACVGGGSNAIGAFAHYLEEPSVRLIGVEPDQAAALTKGKPAVLHGFKCLVLMDEEGNPQPTYSIAAGLDYPGIGPEHSHLKESGRAEYYTVTNEEVLAAFRTLSQAEGIIPALESAHAVAHAIKIAPDMNQDQIIIINISGRGDKDVQQVFEMMNK
- a CDS encoding acyl-CoA desaturase; the encoded protein is MKELQSFGWYAARIAPHLPKQAFKPVPERLWGGLVHLVIVIAGILMISLTDLNVWLYLPIAVILGSSFASLGLLGHEILHGTVVRKAWLRDLTGGIAFFPLSTGPRLWRKWHNMTHHIHTQDEEKDPDAWPTIEEFAKSPLLKGIYKLPTSLRGFLGMAFLAITFTFHSLRMFKRFILEFKPQKRVSVWLQLLLPWATWIGLLVLIGPLKWLFAFIIPLLIGNFIVMAYIATNHRLNPMTPVNDPLANSLTVTVPKWVNLLHFNFSYHTEHHLFPGMSSKYYPLVKAELKKRWPERYHEMPLTKALAALYKTPRIYSNQTELVDPFPGTKFGTLGHGLDPVNIQQKVKAEKTIENKSSDSASR
- a CDS encoding LytTR family transcriptional regulator DNA-binding domain-containing protein translates to MTQLLSVQSLSKKTGNTTLLPTISFQINPGQCVVIRCNKYLGDMLIKIILGEEIPSKGHVYFKGADIESNKNIFREISVCLLDDGLYERLKVKEYLSFFQKMSESDKTVDEVIQLVGLLDKKEVKIAKLSFSEKRRLQIGRAIISDYDFVVLEEPEQNVDIESAIIIRNAIRQLQQEQKAVLITTSFLEDALSLTNDVYLLNEEGLKKVEVDEEEPENNREVEEPAEILKPMKLEKIPAKVKEKVILFDPPEIHYIESQEGVSHLHLSEGSFPCSFTLNDLEDKLKAFGFFRCHRSYIVNLQRVREVITWTRNSYSLVLDDEKKSSIPLSKARFDELKEILGL
- a CDS encoding LytTR family DNA-binding domain-containing protein, with product MDNLTVTSIMDVMRTFLPYNTSVAVSDSEKFIYYQPSKLVDLQIRPGETFKTGGVTGKAISEKHTVSEYIDSEVYGTPYYAMAVPLFNDDQVIGAVTTIFPAKPSPISTNFFTIKSEDCWYPIPYKDVIYLEAESRKTKVQAVNRDGYHKMNLTELEFLLPVDHFIRVHRSYIVNVNFIQEIQPDSHSTFLLIMKDKMKIPVSQTYSSLFRKSLNY